A genome region from Parafrankia irregularis includes the following:
- a CDS encoding HpcH/HpaI aldolase/citrate lyase family protein, translating into MRHFSFLDGDTAGALFHRAPQEIVTGDDRRLVATALGATLYAPGTRPRLARDVRRQVAAGVTSMVLCLEDAIADHEVVDAEDNVIAALTELGKDPPTCGDGVPLLFIRVRTVTQMSTLLARMGEAARGLLAGFVLPKFGIENGEAALEEVLRGSEVLGRPLWAMPVLESPSVIFRETRVDALGGVRRLIDKHADNVLAVRLGATDLSGLFGLRRDRDLTIYDIAVVRDCIADIVNICARGGDHVVTGPVWEYFAQPERLFVSALRVTPFEEADLIEGSERGARIRSELVSADLDRLIREVVLDKANGLIGKTVIHPSHVPAVQALHVVTQEEYEDAEVILAGDAGGVRASSYENKMNELRPHRLWAEAVRRRARAFGVLREHLTFVDVLAATQDALR; encoded by the coding sequence TTGCGTCATTTCAGCTTCCTCGACGGCGATACGGCCGGGGCGCTGTTCCACCGCGCTCCCCAGGAGATCGTCACGGGCGACGACCGTCGGCTGGTGGCCACCGCCCTCGGCGCGACCCTCTACGCCCCGGGTACCAGGCCGCGCCTGGCCAGGGACGTCCGGCGGCAGGTGGCGGCCGGGGTGACCTCGATGGTCCTCTGCCTGGAGGACGCGATCGCCGACCACGAGGTGGTCGACGCCGAGGACAACGTGATCGCGGCCCTGACGGAGCTCGGCAAGGATCCGCCGACCTGTGGCGATGGCGTGCCGCTGCTGTTCATCCGGGTACGAACCGTCACCCAGATGTCGACCCTGCTGGCCCGTATGGGCGAGGCGGCCCGCGGACTTCTCGCGGGTTTCGTGCTGCCGAAGTTCGGCATCGAGAACGGCGAGGCGGCGCTGGAGGAGGTGCTGCGCGGTTCGGAGGTTCTCGGCCGCCCGCTGTGGGCGATGCCGGTGCTGGAGAGCCCGTCGGTCATTTTCCGCGAAACCAGGGTCGACGCGTTGGGCGGGGTGCGGCGCCTGATCGACAAGCACGCGGACAACGTGCTGGCGGTGCGGTTGGGGGCCACAGATCTCTCCGGGCTGTTCGGGCTTCGTCGTGACCGGGACCTCACGATCTACGACATCGCCGTCGTGCGGGACTGCATCGCGGACATCGTGAATATCTGCGCCCGGGGCGGCGACCATGTGGTCACCGGGCCGGTCTGGGAGTACTTCGCGCAGCCGGAGCGTTTGTTCGTCAGTGCACTGAGAGTCACGCCGTTCGAGGAAGCGGACCTGATCGAGGGCAGCGAGCGCGGAGCGCGTATCCGGTCCGAGCTCGTCTCGGCCGACCTGGACCGCCTCATTCGCGAGGTCGTTCTCGACAAGGCAAACGGCCTGATCGGCAAGACGGTGATCCATCCGAGCCATGTGCCGGCGGTACAGGCGCTCCACGTGGTCACCCAGGAGGAGTACGAGGACGCGGAGGTGATTCTTGCCGGCGACGCGGGCGGGGTTCGGGCCAGCAGCTATGAGAACAAGATGAACGAGCTTCGCCCGCACCGGTTGTGGGCCGAGGCCGTCCGGCGCCGCGCGCGGGCCTTCGGTGTGCTGCGCGAGCACCTGACCTTCGTCGACGTCTTGGCGGCCACTCAGGACGCACTCCGTTGA
- a CDS encoding glycoside hydrolase family 26 protein — MTALLLPLGLVAPVPAGAAGTAASASPSPASSAGAVDARPVPVTGMTANTDTDGQPSLTVVLFDGDIVLVGGRGFSPGRDVAVTAATAELGGSATAQPGTDGRFILGFQVPAGFSGRVTVTARQDALEVSGTLDVVDAELTAPAAETQGTVTSEPVAAEPTATPAPSTGEAPKPSARTGSTPATPGKLSGLPWMSGVYPSHILAQVLSFGNWRGRANDVAHVFTVRSKGWSAMVEPRWPLDLYKGFQGTLIISQPTFPKGQGNNAACARGEYDKYWKTFGTFLKNNGRAASIVRIGWEFNGTFMYWHADNAGTEFRDCFRKISTAIRSTDPEVKIDWTFNAHASPVPKTGTPWAAYPGDEYVDYVGIDSYDWFPASRTEAEWNKQCNTPNGLCYLINFAREHGKKVGVGEWGVASCSRGGGGDNPFYIQKMYDTFKANADVMAYEAYFHDAAPGNVCSTIQNGGQNPKAGTLYRKLFGSV, encoded by the coding sequence GTGACCGCCCTGCTGTTGCCGCTGGGGCTGGTCGCCCCGGTGCCGGCCGGCGCGGCTGGTACCGCGGCGAGCGCCTCCCCGAGCCCGGCCAGCTCGGCCGGCGCGGTGGATGCCCGTCCGGTACCGGTGACCGGCATGACGGCGAACACGGACACCGACGGCCAGCCGAGTCTCACGGTCGTGCTCTTCGACGGTGACATCGTGCTGGTCGGGGGGCGCGGGTTCAGCCCCGGCCGCGACGTCGCCGTCACCGCCGCCACCGCCGAGCTCGGCGGTTCCGCGACGGCTCAGCCTGGTACGGACGGCCGCTTCATTCTCGGGTTCCAGGTGCCTGCCGGTTTCTCCGGCCGGGTGACGGTGACCGCCAGGCAGGACGCGCTGGAGGTGAGCGGCACTCTCGACGTCGTCGACGCGGAGCTGACCGCACCGGCGGCCGAGACGCAGGGCACCGTGACGTCGGAGCCGGTGGCCGCCGAGCCGACCGCGACGCCGGCGCCGTCCACCGGCGAGGCGCCGAAGCCGTCGGCGCGCACCGGGTCGACGCCCGCCACGCCCGGGAAGCTCTCCGGGCTGCCCTGGATGTCGGGTGTCTACCCGTCGCACATCCTGGCGCAGGTGCTGTCCTTCGGTAACTGGCGCGGTCGGGCGAACGACGTGGCGCATGTCTTCACCGTCCGGAGCAAGGGTTGGTCCGCGATGGTCGAGCCGCGCTGGCCGCTGGACCTGTACAAGGGCTTCCAGGGCACGCTGATCATCAGCCAGCCGACCTTCCCGAAGGGGCAGGGCAACAACGCGGCGTGTGCCCGGGGTGAATACGACAAGTACTGGAAGACGTTCGGCACCTTCCTGAAGAACAATGGCCGGGCCGCATCCATCGTCCGGATCGGGTGGGAGTTCAACGGGACCTTCATGTACTGGCATGCGGACAACGCGGGCACCGAGTTCCGTGACTGCTTCCGCAAGATCTCCACGGCCATCCGCTCCACGGATCCGGAAGTGAAGATCGACTGGACGTTCAACGCGCATGCCTCGCCGGTGCCCAAGACCGGGACTCCGTGGGCCGCCTACCCCGGGGACGAGTACGTCGACTATGTGGGCATCGACTCCTACGACTGGTTCCCGGCCTCGAGGACCGAGGCGGAGTGGAACAAGCAGTGCAACACGCCGAACGGTCTGTGCTATCTCATCAACTTCGCCCGTGAGCACGGCAAGAAGGTCGGCGTCGGAGAGTGGGGTGTCGCCTCGTGCAGCCGCGGCGGTGGCGGCGACAACCCCTTCTACATTCAGAAGATGTACGACACGTTCAAGGCGAACGCCGATGTGATGGCGTACGAGGCGTACTTCCATGACGCCGCTCCCGGGAACGTCTGCTCGACCATTCAGAACGGTGGTCAGAACCCGAAGGCCGGCACCCTCTATCGGAAGTTGTTCGGCTCCGTGTGA
- a CDS encoding Hsp70 family protein, translating into MAGTKVFGIDLGTTYSCIAQVDEYGRPDVIRNIESQPTTPSVVLFDESGAAGDGGPAGSFVVGTQAKRQSRIRPDDVARLVKRHMGASDWRFVAHDVEYSAASVSSLVLKALAADAQRATGTPVTDVVITVPAYFGDEERKATKLAGELAGLNVVDIINEPTAAAFAYGFAQDGQSASTVLVYDLGGGTFDTTVIRLDGNDITVVATDGDHELGGADWDNEIVRYLAQKFVQEQPDAGDPLDDVYDEQELLTAAEDAKLALSGRESVDVLVVHGGKRCSVTFTRATLEEITAPLLQRTVDLTGSVLQRAKEKGVDTIDLCLLVGGMSKLPAVSRRLGEAFGLTCRLADPDLAVAKGAAVYGQKKALEREVREELVASGKLRPDQSLDAAATGDLEAAAAASASAAGLTTSSVVDLVRTRVTDVTSRGFGIFAEDRGSAVAAFLAHQNDALPIEVKRTFYTISDDQAEVDIRVFEQGTGVESTRIEDNKVIVAGAISGIPAGHPRGTPVEVSFEMGRDQTIKVTATHVGASEPLVLRVTAGVGSESMKTEESAKVSLLKQRD; encoded by the coding sequence GTGGCAGGCACCAAGGTGTTCGGAATTGACCTGGGCACCACCTACTCATGTATCGCCCAGGTCGACGAATACGGCCGCCCGGATGTGATCCGCAACATCGAGTCGCAGCCCACCACGCCGTCGGTGGTCCTCTTCGACGAGAGCGGTGCCGCGGGAGACGGTGGGCCCGCGGGCTCCTTCGTCGTCGGCACGCAGGCCAAGCGCCAGTCCCGGATCCGTCCCGACGACGTCGCCCGGCTGGTCAAGCGGCACATGGGCGCCTCGGACTGGCGGTTCGTGGCACACGACGTCGAGTACAGCGCCGCCTCGGTGTCGAGCCTGGTGCTCAAGGCCCTCGCCGCGGACGCGCAGCGGGCGACCGGAACGCCGGTCACCGATGTGGTGATCACCGTCCCGGCCTACTTCGGTGACGAGGAGCGCAAGGCGACCAAGCTCGCCGGGGAGCTCGCCGGCCTCAACGTGGTCGACATCATCAACGAGCCGACCGCCGCCGCGTTCGCCTACGGGTTCGCCCAGGACGGCCAGTCCGCCTCGACCGTGCTCGTCTACGACCTGGGCGGTGGCACCTTCGACACGACGGTGATCCGCCTCGACGGCAACGACATCACGGTGGTCGCCACCGACGGTGACCACGAGCTGGGTGGCGCCGACTGGGACAACGAGATCGTCCGCTACCTCGCGCAGAAGTTCGTCCAGGAGCAGCCGGACGCCGGTGACCCCCTCGACGACGTCTACGACGAGCAGGAGCTGCTCACCGCGGCCGAGGACGCCAAGCTCGCGCTGTCCGGCCGGGAGAGCGTGGACGTCCTGGTGGTGCACGGTGGCAAGCGGTGCAGCGTGACGTTCACCCGCGCGACGCTCGAGGAGATCACCGCGCCGCTGCTGCAGCGCACGGTCGACCTCACCGGCTCCGTCCTGCAGCGGGCGAAGGAGAAGGGCGTCGACACCATCGACCTGTGCCTTCTCGTCGGAGGGATGAGCAAGCTGCCGGCGGTGTCCCGCCGTCTCGGCGAGGCGTTCGGCCTCACCTGCCGGCTCGCCGACCCGGACCTCGCCGTGGCCAAGGGCGCCGCGGTCTACGGGCAGAAGAAGGCGCTGGAGCGTGAGGTCCGCGAGGAGCTCGTGGCCAGCGGGAAGCTGCGCCCCGACCAGTCCCTCGACGCCGCCGCGACCGGTGACCTCGAGGCCGCCGCGGCGGCGAGCGCGTCCGCCGCCGGGCTGACGACGTCCTCGGTGGTCGATCTGGTTCGCACCCGGGTGACGGACGTCACGTCCCGTGGCTTCGGGATCTTCGCGGAGGACCGCGGCTCGGCGGTCGCCGCGTTCCTGGCCCACCAGAACGACGCCCTGCCGATCGAGGTGAAGCGCACCTTCTACACGATCTCCGACGACCAGGCCGAGGTCGACATCCGGGTCTTCGAGCAGGGCACCGGGGTCGAGTCGACCCGGATCGAGGACAACAAGGTGATCGTGGCCGGCGCCATCAGCGGCATCCCGGCCGGCCACCCGCGGGGCACCCCGGTCGAGGTCAGCTTCGAGATGGGGCGCGACCAGACCATCAAGGTCACCGCGACCCATGTCGGGGCGTCCGAGCCGCTGGTGCTCCGGGTCACGGCCGGGGTCGGCAGCGAGAGCATGAAGACGGAGGAGTCGGCGAAGGTCAGTCTCCTCAAACAGCGGGACTGA
- a CDS encoding TerD family protein — MGIDYSKRPAAPPAGAPVSLSKVTLTKSAPTVSLSKQGGGGRLHVNLNWSQNGAGSGAAKGGFLKRVLSAAGGGIDLDLACLFELADGRRGVVQALGNAFGSFDNPPYVQLDADDRTGATAGGENLHVNLARIGEIRRLLVFAFIYEGVASFDQANAVVTLTPAQGAPIEVHLDEKAGGSRMCAIALLTNTGNDFTVSREVRYVGGHRELDSAFGWGLNWTAGRK; from the coding sequence ATGGGCATCGACTACAGCAAGCGACCAGCGGCGCCGCCGGCCGGAGCGCCGGTGTCGCTGAGCAAGGTCACCCTCACCAAGTCGGCGCCGACCGTCTCGCTGAGCAAGCAGGGCGGCGGCGGCCGGCTTCACGTCAATCTCAACTGGTCCCAGAACGGGGCGGGTTCCGGCGCGGCCAAGGGCGGCTTCCTCAAGCGGGTGCTCAGCGCGGCGGGCGGCGGGATCGACCTCGACCTGGCCTGCCTGTTCGAGCTGGCGGACGGACGGCGCGGTGTCGTGCAGGCGCTGGGCAACGCCTTCGGCTCCTTCGACAACCCGCCCTACGTCCAGCTCGACGCCGACGACCGCACCGGCGCGACGGCGGGCGGCGAGAACCTCCACGTCAACCTGGCTCGGATCGGGGAGATCCGCCGGCTGCTGGTGTTCGCCTTCATCTACGAGGGCGTGGCCTCCTTCGACCAGGCGAACGCGGTCGTGACGCTGACCCCGGCGCAGGGCGCGCCGATCGAGGTGCATCTGGACGAGAAGGCGGGTGGTTCCCGCATGTGCGCGATCGCCCTGCTCACGAACACCGGCAACGACTTCACCGTCAGCCGCGAGGTCCGCTACGTCGGCGGCCACCGGGAGCTGGACAGTGCCTTCGGGTGGGGCCTGAACTGGACCGCCGGCCGGAAGTGA
- a CDS encoding DUF475 domain-containing protein has protein sequence MHVLRIFGWSFAITAIGIAAAGVIGGGDAAAIVAILAVLEISLSFDNAVINATILRRMSEVWQRLFLSLGVIIAVFGMRLLFPIVIVALTAHLSPVDVFDLALNDEAEYAARLHEAHPSIAAFGGIFLFMIFLDFMFDPERDIQWLRWLEEPLRRAGQLDVLSVVTGLVALLVVAEAFSGDHTQQVLTAGVAGLATYLGVRGLGEFFEARGIGADDDEDEEEDAGQGTSAQATGSASAERRTGTPDLVLATGRAAFFLFLYLEVIDASFSFDGVVGAFAISQNIFIIATGLGIGAMYIRSTTVYLVRRGTLSEYVFLEHGAHYAIGALAVILAVSIETEVHEVVTGLIGVAFIGLALLSSIRFRAKERKAAEIESGAGGTGPDGQDPDGAVDSGGLGGGGDKASPVGTSS, from the coding sequence GTGCACGTACTTCGGATATTCGGCTGGTCGTTCGCGATCACTGCGATCGGGATCGCGGCCGCCGGGGTGATCGGCGGCGGGGACGCCGCGGCGATCGTGGCGATCCTCGCCGTCCTGGAGATCAGCCTGTCCTTCGACAACGCGGTGATCAACGCGACGATCCTGCGGCGGATGAGCGAGGTCTGGCAGCGGCTCTTCCTGAGCCTCGGCGTCATCATCGCGGTCTTCGGGATGCGGCTGCTGTTCCCGATCGTGATCGTGGCCCTGACCGCACACCTGAGCCCGGTGGACGTATTCGATCTCGCGCTCAACGACGAGGCCGAATACGCGGCGCGGCTGCACGAGGCGCATCCCTCGATCGCGGCCTTCGGCGGGATCTTCCTGTTCATGATCTTCCTGGACTTCATGTTCGACCCCGAACGCGACATCCAGTGGCTCCGGTGGCTGGAGGAGCCGCTGCGCCGCGCCGGCCAGCTCGACGTCCTGTCCGTCGTGACGGGGCTCGTCGCCCTGCTGGTCGTCGCCGAGGCCTTCTCGGGTGATCACACTCAGCAGGTGCTGACGGCCGGTGTCGCCGGCCTCGCCACGTACCTCGGCGTGCGCGGGCTCGGCGAGTTCTTCGAAGCTCGGGGGATCGGCGCGGACGACGACGAGGACGAGGAGGAGGACGCGGGCCAGGGCACGTCGGCGCAGGCGACGGGCTCCGCCTCGGCGGAGCGCCGGACCGGCACACCGGATCTGGTTCTCGCGACCGGCCGGGCCGCCTTCTTCCTGTTCCTCTATCTGGAAGTGATCGACGCCTCGTTCTCGTTCGACGGTGTGGTCGGTGCGTTCGCGATTTCGCAGAACATCTTCATCATCGCGACCGGTCTCGGTATCGGCGCCATGTACATCCGGTCCACCACGGTGTATCTGGTCCGGCGCGGGACGCTGAGCGAGTACGTCTTCCTCGAGCACGGTGCGCACTATGCGATCGGCGCGCTGGCCGTGATCCTCGCGGTCTCCATCGAGACCGAGGTTCACGAGGTCGTCACCGGCCTGATCGGTGTCGCGTTCATCGGACTGGCCCTGCTGTCGTCCATCCGTTTCCGTGCGAAGGAGCGGAAGGCGGCCGAGATCGAGTCCGGTGCCGGCGGCACGGGCCCGGACGGCCAGGACCCGGACGGCGCGGTCGATTCCGGTGGCCTGGGCGGTGGCGGCGACAAGGCCTCGCCCGTCGGAACCTCCAGCTGA
- a CDS encoding TerD family protein yields MGVSLSKGGNVSLTKEAPGLTNVVIGLGWDVRTTTGDDFDLDASAIACRPDGKVVSDGHFVFFNNLKSPDGAIEHQGDNLTGEGEGDDEKINLNLAGLPAEIDKIVFPVSIYDADNRSQSFGQVRNAFIRVVNAANQAEIARYDLTEDASTETAMVFGEVYRHGAEWKFRAVGQGYASGLAGIARDYGVNV; encoded by the coding sequence GTGGGAGTCAGCCTCAGCAAGGGCGGCAACGTGTCGCTGACCAAGGAGGCGCCCGGTCTCACCAACGTCGTCATCGGTCTGGGCTGGGACGTCCGGACGACCACAGGTGACGACTTCGACCTGGACGCCAGCGCGATCGCCTGCCGGCCCGACGGAAAGGTCGTGTCGGACGGGCACTTCGTCTTCTTCAACAACCTCAAGAGCCCGGACGGTGCGATCGAGCACCAGGGCGACAACCTCACGGGTGAGGGCGAGGGCGACGACGAGAAGATCAACCTCAACCTCGCCGGCCTGCCGGCCGAGATCGACAAAATTGTCTTCCCGGTCTCGATCTACGACGCGGACAACCGGTCGCAGAGCTTCGGCCAGGTGCGCAACGCGTTCATCCGGGTCGTCAACGCGGCGAACCAGGCCGAGATCGCGCGCTACGACCTGACCGAGGACGCCTCGACCGAGACCGCGATGGTTTTCGGTGAGGTCTACCGGCACGGAGCGGAATGGAAGTTCCGCGCGGTTGGGCAGGGTTACGCCTCTGGTCTCGCCGGCATCGCCCGCGACTACGGCGTCAACGTCTGA
- a CDS encoding alpha-1,4-glucan--maltose-1-phosphate maltosyltransferase, giving the protein MMIGRSVGRVVISDVRPVVSCGQWPSRAVEGETLTVSATIFREGHDLIGANVVLSGPDGQGAPFTRLKLTGAGTDRYEADLVMGRAGLWGFRVEAWADPVATWRHGIELKVGAGQTTDELAVDFEDGARLFLRALPGLPEPRRAELAHAVAVLRDDQVTDPHARIAPACAPELAALLDAHPLRELVTRSPLHRVWVDRPRALYGSWYEMFPRSEGASLDPPRSGTFLSATERLPGIAAMGFDVVYLPPIHPIGEVNRKGPNNTLVTGPDDPGSPWAIGSVHGGHDAVHPDLGTLDDFDLFVARARSLGMEIALDLALQCAPDHPWAKHHPEWFVVRSDGSIAYAENPPKKYQDIYPLNFDADPIGIYHEILRVVRFWTARGVRIFRVDNPHTKPVEFWEWLIGQVKATEPDVLFLAEAFTRPAMMHTLAKVGFTQSYTYFTWRNERWDLEEYAQELVESAHYMRPNFFVNTPDILPEYLQRGGPAAFRIRAVLAAMLSPTWGVYAGYELFENTPVRPGSEEYLDSEKYQYRPRDWAGAERAGTSLAPYLTRLNQIRRDHPALHWLRNLSLHQSDAPEIMAFSKRLADEDLVIVVVNLDPHMARETTVRLDMPALGFDWGDTFTVHDEFTGASYQWGRDNYVRLDPSEPAHVLTVRRHA; this is encoded by the coding sequence ATGATGATCGGACGTTCAGTAGGCCGGGTTGTCATCTCCGACGTGCGCCCGGTCGTCTCCTGTGGCCAGTGGCCGTCGCGGGCGGTGGAGGGGGAAACCCTCACCGTCAGCGCGACGATCTTCCGTGAGGGTCATGACCTCATCGGAGCAAATGTCGTTCTTTCCGGTCCCGACGGTCAGGGTGCCCCGTTCACCCGCTTGAAACTGACCGGCGCGGGCACGGACCGTTATGAGGCCGACCTCGTCATGGGGCGCGCGGGCCTGTGGGGCTTTCGCGTCGAGGCCTGGGCCGATCCGGTCGCCACCTGGCGGCACGGCATCGAGCTCAAGGTCGGCGCCGGCCAGACCACCGACGAGCTCGCCGTCGACTTCGAGGACGGCGCACGGCTGTTCCTTCGGGCGTTGCCGGGCCTGCCGGAGCCCCGGCGAGCCGAGCTCGCGCACGCGGTGGCGGTGCTGCGCGATGACCAGGTCACCGATCCGCACGCCCGCATCGCCCCGGCCTGCGCGCCGGAGCTGGCCGCGCTGCTCGACGCTCACCCGCTGCGCGAGCTGGTCACCCGCTCCCCCCTGCACCGCGTGTGGGTCGACCGGCCGCGCGCCCTGTACGGCAGCTGGTACGAGATGTTTCCGCGCTCGGAGGGTGCGAGCCTCGACCCGCCGCGCTCGGGAACCTTCCTCTCCGCCACGGAACGGCTGCCGGGCATCGCCGCGATGGGTTTCGATGTGGTCTACCTGCCGCCTATCCATCCCATTGGCGAGGTCAACCGCAAGGGCCCGAACAACACGCTGGTGACGGGGCCGGATGACCCGGGTTCGCCGTGGGCCATCGGCAGCGTGCACGGCGGACATGACGCCGTGCACCCCGATCTGGGGACATTGGACGATTTCGACCTCTTCGTCGCGCGTGCGCGTTCCCTCGGCATGGAGATCGCACTCGACCTCGCACTGCAGTGCGCGCCGGACCATCCCTGGGCCAAGCACCATCCGGAATGGTTCGTGGTCCGCAGCGACGGATCGATCGCCTACGCGGAGAATCCGCCGAAGAAGTATCAGGATATTTATCCGCTGAACTTTGATGCCGATCCGATCGGCATCTACCACGAGATCCTCCGCGTGGTCCGGTTCTGGACGGCGCGAGGCGTGCGGATCTTCCGTGTCGACAACCCGCACACCAAGCCGGTCGAGTTCTGGGAATGGCTCATCGGCCAGGTCAAGGCCACCGAGCCGGACGTGCTGTTCCTCGCCGAGGCGTTCACCCGGCCGGCGATGATGCACACCCTGGCCAAGGTCGGCTTCACCCAGTCCTACACGTACTTCACCTGGCGCAACGAGCGCTGGGACCTGGAGGAGTACGCCCAGGAGCTGGTCGAGTCGGCGCATTACATGCGGCCCAACTTCTTCGTCAACACGCCGGACATCCTGCCTGAGTACCTCCAGCGCGGCGGGCCCGCCGCGTTCCGGATCCGGGCCGTCCTCGCGGCGATGCTCTCCCCGACCTGGGGCGTTTACGCGGGGTACGAGCTGTTCGAGAACACCCCCGTGCGGCCGGGCAGCGAGGAGTACCTCGACTCGGAGAAGTACCAGTACCGGCCGCGCGACTGGGCCGGTGCCGAGCGGGCCGGGACGAGCCTGGCGCCCTACCTCACCCGTCTCAACCAGATCCGCCGTGACCATCCGGCCCTGCACTGGCTGCGCAACCTGAGCCTGCACCAGTCGGACGCACCCGAGATCATGGCCTTCTCCAAGCGGCTCGCCGACGAGGACCTGGTGATCGTCGTCGTCAACCTCGATCCGCACATGGCGCGGGAGACCACGGTGCGCCTGGACATGCCCGCCCTCGGGTTCGACTGGGGCGACACCTTCACGGTCCACGACGAGTTCACCGGTGCGTCCTACCAGTGGGGTCGGGACAACTACGTGCGTCTGGACCCGAGCGAGCCCGCCCACGTCCTGACCGTACGGCGCCACGCATGA
- the treS gene encoding maltose alpha-D-glucosyltransferase: protein MSGSEPFAEEALRETAAAGGEAESPRDPQWFKRAVFYEVLVRGFADSNGDGTGDLRGLISKLDYLEWLGVDCLWLLPIYSSPLRDGGYDIADYFQILPEFGDLGDFINLVDEAHKRGLRIIADLVMNHTSDEHPWFQASRSDPDGPYGDFYVWSDTDDKYPDARIIFVDTEKSNWTWDPVRGQYYWHRFFSHQPDLNYDNPDVQEAMLEVLRFWLDLGLDGFRLDAVPYLYVREGTNGENLPETHEYLRRVRKEIDAKYADRVMLAEANQWPSDVVQYFGNDDECHMAFHFPLMPRIFMAVRRESRYPISEILAQTPEIPPNCQWGIFLRNHDELTLEMVTDEERDYMYAEYAADPRMKANIGIRRRLAPLLDNSRDQMELFTALLLSLPGSPVLYYGDEIGMGDNIYLGDRDGVRTPMQWSPDRNAGFSTTDPARLYLPVIMDPVYGYQALNVEAEQRMSTSFLSWTKRMIEVRKRHPVFGQGSYTELGASNPSVFAFVREFGDDRVLCVANLSRFAQPVELDLRRFAGLVPVELMGRVHFPAVGELPYLLTLPGHGHYWFALTSSGEFTP from the coding sequence ATGAGCGGCTCCGAACCGTTCGCCGAGGAGGCGCTGCGGGAGACGGCGGCCGCGGGCGGCGAGGCCGAGTCCCCCCGCGACCCGCAGTGGTTCAAGCGCGCGGTGTTCTACGAGGTGCTCGTGCGGGGCTTCGCCGACTCCAACGGCGACGGGACCGGCGACCTTCGCGGTCTGATCAGCAAGCTGGACTACCTGGAGTGGCTCGGCGTCGACTGCCTGTGGCTGCTGCCGATCTACTCCTCGCCGCTGCGCGACGGCGGCTATGACATCGCCGACTACTTCCAGATCCTCCCGGAGTTCGGCGACCTGGGCGACTTCATCAACCTGGTCGACGAGGCCCACAAGCGCGGCCTGCGGATCATCGCCGACCTGGTGATGAACCACACCTCGGACGAACACCCCTGGTTCCAGGCCTCCCGCTCCGATCCGGACGGCCCCTACGGCGACTTCTACGTCTGGTCCGACACCGACGACAAGTACCCGGATGCCCGGATCATCTTCGTCGACACCGAGAAGTCGAACTGGACCTGGGATCCGGTGCGCGGCCAGTACTACTGGCACCGGTTCTTCTCCCACCAGCCCGACCTCAACTACGACAACCCGGACGTCCAGGAGGCGATGCTCGAGGTCCTGCGCTTCTGGCTGGACCTGGGCCTCGACGGGTTCCGCCTCGACGCCGTCCCGTACCTGTACGTACGGGAGGGGACGAACGGGGAGAACCTGCCGGAGACGCACGAGTACCTGCGCCGGGTCCGCAAGGAGATCGACGCCAAGTACGCCGACCGGGTCATGCTCGCCGAGGCGAACCAGTGGCCGTCGGACGTCGTCCAGTACTTCGGCAACGACGACGAGTGCCACATGGCGTTCCACTTCCCGCTGATGCCGCGCATCTTCATGGCGGTACGCCGGGAGTCCCGCTACCCGATCTCGGAAATCCTGGCCCAGACTCCGGAGATCCCGCCGAACTGCCAGTGGGGGATCTTCCTGCGCAACCACGACGAGCTGACCCTGGAGATGGTCACCGACGAGGAGCGCGACTACATGTACGCCGAGTACGCGGCGGACCCGCGTATGAAGGCGAACATCGGGATCCGGCGCCGGCTCGCCCCGCTGCTCGACAACAGCCGGGACCAGATGGAGCTGTTCACCGCGCTGCTGCTCTCCCTGCCCGGCAGCCCGGTGCTGTACTACGGCGACGAGATCGGCATGGGCGACAACATCTATCTCGGTGACCGCGACGGTGTGCGCACCCCGATGCAGTGGTCCCCGGACCGCAACGCGGGGTTCTCGACCACCGATCCGGCCCGACTGTACCTGCCTGTGATCATGGACCCGGTGTACGGATACCAGGCGCTGAACGTCGAGGCCGAGCAGCGGATGTCGACCTCGTTCCTGTCCTGGACCAAGCGGATGATCGAGGTCCGCAAGCGGCATCCCGTCTTCGGGCAGGGCAGCTACACCGAGCTCGGAGCATCCAATCCGTCGGTGTTCGCGTTCGTCCGTGAGTTTGGTGACGACCGGGTGCTCTGTGTCGCGAACCTGTCCCGGTTCGCGCAGCCCGTGGAGCTGGATCTGCGGCGGTTCGCCGGGCTGGTCCCGGTCGAGCTGATGGGCCGGGTGCATTTCCCGGCGGTCGGCGAGCTGCCGTACCTGCTGACGTTGCCCGGCCATGGGCACTACTGGTTCGCGCTGACCAGTTCGGGGGAATTCACG